In the genome of Leptospiraceae bacterium, one region contains:
- a CDS encoding chemotaxis protein CheX, which produces MDPLLDEKLIVVLSQIVPEYFLENYDVILKREAFGPSMNEGICYEFCSYTLFYGRVNGRLFFGMDGATKLKLLPHLSKHYYYDMFQKGMANSLLLETLNQIASLLSQEFSYANIEFQIQPPELYNHKVFYVDFSQFRQYTLIFDAFKHSSFLGRTNFIFLLEK; this is translated from the coding sequence ATGGATCCACTACTAGACGAAAAATTGATCGTAGTTTTATCGCAAATCGTTCCTGAATATTTTTTAGAAAACTATGATGTCATTCTAAAGAGAGAAGCATTCGGACCTTCCATGAATGAAGGTATTTGTTATGAGTTTTGTTCTTATACACTTTTTTATGGTAGAGTCAATGGGAGACTTTTTTTCGGAATGGACGGAGCTACTAAGCTCAAGCTACTTCCTCATTTGAGTAAACATTACTACTACGATATGTTTCAAAAAGGTATGGCTAATTCTTTATTATTAGAAACCTTGAACCAAATTGCTTCTCTTTTATCTCAAGAATTTTCGTATGCAAATATTGAATTTCAAATTCAACCACCAGAGTTATACAACCACAAGGTTTTTTATGTCGATTTTTCTCAATTCAGACAATACACTTTGATTTTCGATGCTTTCAAACACTCCTCTTTTCTCGGTAGGACTAATTTCATTTTCTTATTAGAAAAATAA
- a CDS encoding DUF4442 domain-containing protein yields the protein MKPKERIINTKPFFIWEILESLLPPEIFFSLYPVFWTLGIKVTDITKDYRYVRVEMPLFFYNKNYVGSHFGGALFALTDPFLMYMFLKILGRDYIVWDKKACIEFARATTENVYAEFKITDNDIHEIMDGLAKKRSIEKVFSIEIKGKFTNTLIAKVEKTLYFRKSKL from the coding sequence ATGAAACCAAAAGAGAGGATCATAAATACTAAGCCTTTTTTTATTTGGGAAATTTTAGAAAGTCTACTTCCTCCAGAAATTTTTTTTTCATTGTATCCAGTTTTTTGGACTTTAGGTATTAAAGTAACGGATATAACGAAGGACTATCGATATGTGAGAGTAGAAATGCCTTTGTTTTTTTACAATAAAAATTACGTAGGAAGTCATTTTGGTGGAGCTCTATTTGCTTTAACAGATCCTTTTTTGATGTATATGTTCTTGAAGATTTTGGGGAGAGATTACATTGTTTGGGATAAAAAAGCTTGTATTGAATTCGCTCGAGCTACTACCGAGAATGTATATGCGGAGTTCAAAATAACAGATAATGATATTCACGAAATTATGGATGGATTAGCTAAAAAAAGAAGTATAGAAAAAGTTTTTTCCATAGAAATCAAAGGGAAGTTCACTAACACCCTCATTGCAAAAGTTGAAAAAACATTGTATTTTAGAAAGTCAAAGTTATAA
- a CDS encoding aldolase/citrate lyase family protein, which translates to MDEKIQFLRKKLIELTSIGLYALKTGTEVEDMNFEEIQFLREISKDIVPLYVKIGGPEARNDIRFLLSIGVDCIIAPMIESPYALKNFIKTIKELQEQHERTCKAGINIETITGYMQLNGILNSEYIKDIHQITAARTDLSGSLELHPDDQRVIEICKEIILNTKKKNITTSLGGAIHPKIISVLVQEIPSDFINTRHLIIKREALLKNSSAILARHLEFELFLYELLSSTKDPIRKKIHQKRYNILKERLS; encoded by the coding sequence AAAAAAACTGATTGAGCTGACTTCAATTGGATTATATGCACTCAAAACTGGCACGGAAGTTGAAGATATGAATTTCGAAGAAATCCAGTTTTTAAGAGAAATCAGCAAAGACATAGTCCCACTTTACGTCAAGATAGGAGGTCCGGAAGCAAGGAATGATATTCGCTTTTTACTTAGTATTGGAGTAGATTGTATAATTGCTCCCATGATTGAATCACCCTATGCATTAAAAAACTTCATCAAAACAATAAAGGAATTACAAGAACAGCATGAGCGAACATGCAAAGCAGGAATCAACATAGAAACCATAACTGGCTATATGCAACTCAATGGAATACTAAATTCAGAATACATAAAAGACATACATCAAATCACAGCTGCGAGAACAGATTTATCAGGTTCATTAGAACTCCATCCTGATGATCAACGTGTGATAGAAATATGCAAAGAAATCATTCTAAATACAAAAAAAAAGAACATAACAACTTCATTAGGGGGAGCAATTCATCCCAAAATCATTTCAGTTTTGGTTCAAGAAATTCCCTCAGACTTTATTAACACAAGACATCTAATCATAAAACGAGAAGCACTACTAAAAAATTCTTCTGCAATTCTTGCCCGGCATCTCGAATTTGAACTTTTTTTGTATGAACTTTTATCCTCAACAAAAGATCCAATCAGAAAGAAAATCCATCAAAAAAGATATAACATCCTAAAAGAACGGTTATCATAA